The proteins below are encoded in one region of Mycolicibacterium neworleansense:
- a CDS encoding tellurite resistance/C4-dicarboxylate transporter family protein — protein sequence MSEPTGREAVRTLHPGYFALVMATGILSIAMNYHRAYALSVVLLWVAAIAYVVLVVLTVARTVFYRREFVADLTDPSRGFAMFTFVAATCVVGTRLAADGHYGLAFALLAIGWAAWMVLGYVVPWTAVLGQAVRPVLQRANGTWFIWVVASQSVAVLAAALQPEIAEGRSELALLAVFSWSVGIFLYGAAGIFVAVRLLVYPLLPTDLTPPYWVAMGATAITVVAGARIVEMADAPMVAATRGLIAGASVFFWAFGTWLIPPLIAAGIWRHLVHRIPVRYDATWWSVVFPLGMYGVGGHYLGQADQLPIVQYIGYAESWVALAAWAVAFVAMLHHLFVALRPGVRTVSRAPLEVEGD from the coding sequence ATGAGCGAGCCGACCGGACGTGAGGCGGTGCGCACCCTGCATCCCGGCTACTTCGCCCTTGTCATGGCCACCGGAATTCTGTCCATCGCGATGAATTACCACCGGGCCTACGCACTTTCGGTGGTGCTGTTGTGGGTGGCGGCGATCGCCTATGTGGTCCTGGTGGTCCTCACAGTGGCACGCACCGTCTTCTACCGCCGTGAATTCGTTGCCGACCTGACCGATCCGAGCCGCGGTTTCGCCATGTTCACGTTCGTGGCGGCAACGTGTGTGGTCGGCACCCGACTGGCCGCCGATGGCCACTACGGGCTGGCGTTCGCGCTCCTGGCAATCGGCTGGGCCGCGTGGATGGTGCTGGGCTATGTGGTGCCCTGGACTGCGGTTCTCGGCCAGGCCGTGCGGCCGGTGCTGCAACGCGCCAACGGCACCTGGTTCATCTGGGTGGTGGCCAGCCAGTCCGTCGCCGTGCTGGCCGCGGCATTGCAACCCGAAATCGCCGAGGGACGATCGGAATTGGCGTTGTTGGCGGTGTTCTCGTGGTCGGTTGGGATATTTCTGTACGGCGCAGCGGGCATCTTCGTGGCCGTCCGGCTCCTGGTGTATCCCCTGCTGCCCACCGATCTCACGCCGCCGTATTGGGTGGCGATGGGTGCCACCGCCATCACCGTGGTGGCCGGGGCCCGCATCGTGGAGATGGCGGACGCCCCGATGGTCGCGGCCACTCGCGGTCTCATCGCCGGGGCATCCGTGTTCTTCTGGGCCTTCGGTACCTGGCTGATTCCGCCGTTGATCGCTGCGGGGATCTGGCGGCACCTGGTCCATCGCATCCCGGTGCGCTACGACGCCACGTGGTGGAGCGTGGTCTTCCCGCTCGGCATGTACGGCGTCGGTGGCCACTACCTCGGCCAGGCCGACCAGTTGCCGATCGTGCAGTACATCGGGTACGCCGAGAGCTGGGTCGCGCTGGCGGCGTGGGCCGTGGCCTTCGTGGCGATGCTGCACCACCTTTTCGTCGCGCTGCGCCCTGGTGTCCGGACCGTATCGAGAGCACCCTTGGAGGTGGAGGGTGATTGA
- a CDS encoding DUF1801 domain-containing protein — protein MHGISAIRVHKAHARRAVAVCVPAEPDVVEEIKWRKPSNPDGVPAFSLDGLICTLEMYKGKVKVNFAKGSSVRDPDHLFNASLEAPVGRSIDLREDDELDAKAFKALIQEAVRVNRK, from the coding sequence ATGCACGGAATTTCCGCCATTCGCGTGCACAAGGCCCACGCTCGTCGGGCCGTCGCGGTTTGTGTCCCGGCCGAACCCGATGTCGTCGAGGAGATCAAGTGGCGCAAGCCATCGAACCCTGATGGCGTTCCGGCGTTCTCGCTCGACGGCCTAATCTGCACGCTGGAGATGTACAAGGGCAAGGTCAAGGTGAATTTCGCCAAGGGCTCGTCCGTCAGGGACCCCGACCATTTGTTCAACGCGAGCCTCGAGGCCCCGGTCGGGCGCTCCATCGACCTACGTGAAGATGACGAGTTGGACGCCAAAGCGTTCAAAGCGCTGATTCAAGAGGCAGTCCGGGTCAACCGCAAATAG
- a CDS encoding DUF6542 domain-containing protein — MSGQRAQSAVPADHRSVHPRFAGVPWWGAALVAITATAIGFAFDAGSGSRELSAVFATCYSLGCILAVLAVQQAGLFTAVIQPPLILFVAVPGSYFLFHGGELAGVKDLAINCGYPLIERFPLMLFVSAAVLLIGLGRWYVGLTSHRGADAAESTDPATAKQTGATPVAGIVSSVTAKLSGLVLRKPATASSRRDRTAEQDASAAPALGRAGERRAPQKGADPAARTPQAAAAGAT, encoded by the coding sequence GTGTCAGGACAGCGCGCACAGTCGGCAGTGCCGGCTGACCACCGCTCTGTACACCCGCGATTCGCCGGTGTGCCGTGGTGGGGAGCTGCGCTGGTGGCGATCACGGCAACCGCGATCGGCTTTGCCTTCGATGCCGGTTCGGGCAGTCGCGAGCTCAGCGCGGTGTTCGCGACCTGCTATTCCCTCGGCTGCATCCTGGCCGTTCTGGCGGTTCAGCAGGCCGGTTTGTTCACCGCGGTGATCCAGCCTCCGCTCATTCTGTTCGTAGCCGTTCCCGGGTCTTATTTCCTGTTCCACGGGGGCGAGCTCGCAGGAGTGAAAGACCTTGCGATCAACTGCGGATATCCGCTGATCGAACGCTTTCCGCTGATGCTGTTCGTCTCCGCGGCGGTGCTGCTGATCGGGCTGGGCCGGTGGTACGTCGGTCTGACGTCTCACCGCGGGGCCGACGCGGCCGAATCGACCGACCCCGCGACGGCCAAACAGACCGGCGCAACGCCGGTCGCGGGAATTGTGTCATCTGTCACAGCGAAACTTTCTGGGCTGGTTCTCCGCAAACCCGCTACTGCCTCGTCACGCCGGGACCGGACTGCCGAGCAGGATGCGTCCGCGGCCCCCGCGCTCGGCCGAGCCGGGGAGCGGCGAGCCCCGCAGAAGGGTGCGGACCCAGCCGCGCGAACCCCGCAAGCAGCCGCCGCCGGAGCGACGTGA
- a CDS encoding 4-hydroxy-3-methylbut-2-enyl diphosphate reductase yields the protein MPPTINMGIPGATSSVRSGGGSHASGKRVLLAEPRGYCAGVDRAVETVERALEKHGAPVYVRHEIVHNKHVVETLAKAGAVFVDETDEVPEGAIVVFSAHGVAPTVHETAAERSLQVIDATCPLVTKVHNEAKRFARDDFDILLIGHEGHEEVVGTAGEAPDHVQVVDNPDAVDKVTVRDPEKVIWLSQTTLSVDETMETVRRLREKFPTLQDPPSDDICYATQNRQVAVKAMAPECELVIVVGSRNSSNSVRLVEVALGAGSQASHLVDYAEDIDPAWLEGVTTVGVTSGASVPEVLVRGVLERLAEYGYGTVQPVTTANETLVFALPREIRPPRS from the coding sequence ATGCCGCCGACAATCAACATGGGTATCCCGGGTGCCACGAGCTCGGTGAGGTCAGGCGGCGGTTCGCACGCTTCTGGCAAGCGGGTCCTGCTGGCCGAGCCTCGCGGGTACTGCGCGGGTGTGGACCGTGCCGTCGAGACCGTGGAACGCGCCCTGGAGAAGCACGGCGCGCCGGTCTACGTGCGCCACGAGATCGTGCACAACAAGCACGTGGTGGAGACGCTGGCCAAGGCCGGTGCGGTGTTCGTCGACGAGACCGACGAGGTGCCAGAAGGGGCCATCGTGGTCTTCTCCGCGCACGGCGTGGCACCGACCGTCCACGAGACCGCCGCTGAGCGCAGCCTGCAGGTCATCGACGCCACCTGCCCGCTGGTCACCAAGGTCCACAACGAGGCCAAGCGGTTCGCCCGCGACGATTTCGACATTCTGCTCATCGGCCACGAGGGCCACGAAGAGGTGGTCGGCACTGCCGGCGAGGCACCCGATCATGTCCAGGTTGTCGACAACCCGGATGCGGTGGACAAGGTCACGGTCCGGGACCCGGAGAAGGTCATCTGGTTGTCGCAGACGACGCTGAGCGTCGACGAGACCATGGAGACGGTGCGCCGCCTGCGCGAGAAGTTCCCGACGCTGCAGGATCCGCCGAGCGACGACATCTGCTACGCGACGCAGAACCGTCAGGTGGCCGTCAAGGCGATGGCCCCCGAATGCGAGCTCGTCATCGTGGTGGGCTCACGCAACTCGTCGAACTCGGTGCGGCTGGTCGAGGTGGCCCTCGGCGCCGGTTCGCAGGCGTCACATCTGGTGGACTACGCCGAAGACATCGACCCGGCCTGGCTGGAGGGCGTCACCACCGTGGGCGTCACCTCCGGGGCGTCAGTGCCCGAGGTACTGGTGCGCGGCGTGCTCGAGCGGCTTGCCGAATATGGCTACGGGACTGTGCAGCCGGTGACCACGGCCAACGAGACATTGGTGTTCGCACTGCCGCGTGAGATCCGTCCGCCGCGCTCCTGA
- a CDS encoding arylsulfatase, whose translation MPNGKPNILVIWGDDIGISNLSCYSDGLMGYRTPNIDRLADEGMRFTDSYGEQSCTAGRAAFISGQSVYRTGMSKVGAPGFDIGWAAEDPTIAELLKPLGYATGQFGKNHFGDLNKYLPTLHGFDEFYGNLYHLNAEEEPEQFDYPHADQFPVLHQLAMPRGVLDCKAATEVSPEPDDPKFGPIGKQTIIDTGPLDTKRMETIDEDIADRTVDYIKRQHEAGNPFFVWCNFTHMHVYTHTKPESRGQAGLWQSPYHDTMIDHDRNVGTVLDVLDELGIAEDTIVIYSTDNGPHRNTWPDGGTTPFRSEKDTNWEGAFRVPEMIRWPGKIKAGSVSNEIIQHHDWLPTLLAAAGDPDISDKLKKGHKIGDIEYKVHIDGFNLLPYLTGEVEASPRRGFFYFSDDGDLVALRFENWKVVFMEQRCQGTLRIWAEPFTHLRLPKLFNLRTDPYEYADLTSNTYYDWFLHHDYFVFYAIAMATKFLDTFKEFPPRHAPASFTIDQAVEKLEKFLAKD comes from the coding sequence ATGCCAAACGGCAAACCGAACATCTTGGTGATCTGGGGCGACGACATCGGCATCAGCAACCTGAGTTGCTACAGCGACGGCCTGATGGGCTACCGCACCCCGAACATCGACCGCCTGGCGGACGAGGGCATGCGCTTCACCGATTCCTACGGTGAGCAAAGCTGCACCGCCGGGCGGGCGGCCTTCATCAGTGGGCAGAGTGTCTATCGCACCGGGATGAGCAAAGTGGGTGCACCAGGGTTCGACATCGGTTGGGCCGCCGAGGATCCCACGATCGCCGAGCTGCTCAAACCGCTCGGTTATGCGACGGGGCAGTTCGGCAAGAACCACTTCGGTGATCTCAACAAGTACCTGCCGACCCTGCACGGCTTCGATGAGTTCTATGGCAACCTCTACCACCTGAACGCCGAGGAAGAGCCCGAACAATTCGACTACCCGCACGCCGACCAGTTCCCCGTTCTGCATCAGCTGGCCATGCCTCGCGGCGTGCTGGACTGCAAGGCCGCCACCGAGGTGTCGCCCGAGCCCGACGACCCGAAATTCGGGCCTATCGGCAAGCAGACCATCATCGACACCGGTCCGCTGGACACCAAGCGGATGGAGACCATCGACGAGGACATCGCAGACCGGACCGTCGACTACATCAAACGCCAGCACGAGGCGGGCAATCCGTTCTTCGTGTGGTGCAACTTCACCCACATGCACGTCTACACCCACACCAAGCCCGAAAGCCGTGGGCAGGCCGGCCTGTGGCAGTCGCCCTACCACGACACGATGATCGACCACGACCGCAACGTGGGCACCGTGCTGGATGTGCTCGACGAGCTCGGGATCGCCGAGGACACCATCGTCATCTATTCGACCGACAACGGACCGCACCGCAACACCTGGCCCGACGGCGGCACCACTCCCTTCCGCAGCGAGAAGGACACCAACTGGGAGGGCGCCTTCCGGGTGCCGGAAATGATCCGCTGGCCGGGGAAGATCAAGGCGGGCAGCGTCTCCAACGAGATCATCCAGCACCACGACTGGCTGCCCACACTGCTGGCCGCAGCGGGTGACCCGGACATCAGTGACAAGCTGAAGAAGGGCCACAAGATCGGTGACATCGAATACAAGGTGCACATCGACGGGTTCAACCTACTGCCCTATCTGACCGGAGAAGTCGAGGCCAGCCCGCGGCGCGGGTTCTTCTACTTCTCCGACGACGGCGACCTCGTGGCCCTGCGGTTCGAGAACTGGAAAGTCGTGTTCATGGAGCAGCGCTGCCAAGGTACTCTGCGGATCTGGGCCGAGCCGTTCACCCACCTGCGGCTGCCGAAGCTGTTCAATCTGCGGACCGACCCGTACGAATACGCCGATCTGACGTCCAACACCTATTACGACTGGTTCCTGCACCACGACTACTTCGTGTTCTACGCGATCGCGATGGCGACGAAGTTCCTCGACACGTTCAAGGAGTTCCCGCCGCGGCACGCGCCGGCCAGCTTCACCATCGACCAAGCTGTGGAAAAGCTCGAAAAGTTCCTCGCCAAGGACTGA
- the ychF gene encoding redox-regulated ATPase YchF — protein sequence MSLNLGIVGLPNVGKSTLFNALTRNDVLAANYPFATIEPNEGVVPLPDPRLDKLAEIFGSEKTVPAPVTFVDIAGIVKGASEGAGLGNKFLANIRECDAICQVVRVFADDDVVHVDGRVDPRSDIEVIETELILADMQTLEKAVPRLEKEARNNKERKPVLDAAVAAQAVFDDGKTLFSTGKDWSILRELNLMTTKPFLYVFNADESVLTDEAKQAELRALVAPADAVFLDAKIESELIELDDESAQELLESIGQTERGLDALARAGFHTLRLQTYLTAGPKESRAWTIHQGDTAPKAAGVIHTDFEKGFIKAEVVSFDDLVEAGSMAAAKAAGKVRMEGKDYVMADGDVVEFRFNV from the coding sequence GTGAGCCTGAACCTGGGAATCGTCGGTTTGCCCAACGTCGGAAAGTCGACCCTCTTCAACGCCCTGACGCGTAACGACGTGTTGGCGGCCAACTACCCGTTTGCGACCATCGAGCCCAATGAGGGCGTGGTGCCGCTGCCCGACCCCAGGCTCGACAAGCTCGCCGAGATCTTCGGCTCGGAGAAGACCGTGCCTGCGCCGGTGACGTTCGTCGACATCGCCGGGATCGTCAAAGGCGCCTCAGAGGGCGCCGGCCTCGGCAACAAGTTCCTGGCCAACATCCGCGAGTGCGATGCCATCTGCCAGGTGGTGCGCGTGTTCGCCGATGACGACGTGGTGCACGTCGACGGCCGGGTGGACCCGCGTTCGGACATCGAGGTGATCGAGACCGAGCTGATCCTGGCTGACATGCAGACGCTGGAGAAGGCGGTGCCGCGCCTGGAGAAGGAAGCCCGCAACAACAAGGAGCGCAAGCCGGTTCTGGACGCGGCGGTAGCGGCGCAGGCCGTGTTCGACGACGGCAAGACGCTCTTCTCGACCGGCAAGGACTGGTCGATCCTGCGCGAGCTGAACCTGATGACCACCAAGCCGTTCCTGTACGTGTTCAACGCCGACGAGTCGGTGCTCACCGATGAGGCGAAGCAGGCGGAACTGCGTGCGCTGGTGGCCCCGGCCGATGCGGTGTTCCTGGACGCCAAGATCGAATCGGAGCTGATCGAACTCGACGACGAGTCCGCCCAAGAGCTGCTGGAGTCGATCGGGCAGACCGAGCGCGGCCTGGACGCGCTGGCCCGCGCCGGCTTCCACACTTTGCGGCTGCAGACCTATCTGACGGCGGGGCCGAAGGAATCGCGCGCCTGGACCATTCACCAGGGCGATACCGCGCCCAAGGCCGCCGGCGTGATCCACACCGACTTCGAGAAGGGCTTCATCAAGGCCGAGGTGGTGTCCTTCGACGATCTCGTCGAGGCCGGTTCGATGGCCGCAGCCAAGGCCGCGGGCAAGGTCCGGATGGAAGGCAAGGACTACGTGATGGCCGACGGCGACGTGGTGGAGTTCCGCTTCAACGTGTAG
- the xseA gene encoding exodeoxyribonuclease VII large subunit → MTEPGQSPENPWPVRAVATRVAKWIDRLGTVWVEGQLTELKIRPDSKTVFMVLRDPAADMSLTLTCPRDLVRNAPVKLTEGTQVIICGKPNFYTGRGTFSLRVNEIRAVGIGELLARIERLRRLLEAEGLFDPRLKRPIPFLPNTIGLITGRASAAERDVTTVAGTRWPAVRFAIRNTIVQGPNAVPQIIEALAALDADDEVDVIVLARGGGSVEDLLPFSDETLCRAIVACRTPVVSAIGHEPDTPLSDLVADMRAATPTDAAKRIVPDAAAEQALITDLHRRSARALRNWVHREQHHLDQLRSRPVLAQPLAGLSARADEIARARATAQRDITRLIAGESDTVGHLSARLTALGPAATLARGYAVVQAVPASGAPTVLRSVADAPSGTRLRVRVSDGVVSAVSEGGE, encoded by the coding sequence GTGACCGAACCGGGTCAGTCACCTGAGAACCCCTGGCCGGTCCGGGCGGTCGCCACCCGCGTCGCGAAGTGGATCGACCGGCTTGGCACGGTGTGGGTCGAGGGTCAGCTGACCGAACTCAAGATCCGCCCGGATTCCAAGACCGTCTTCATGGTGCTGCGTGATCCGGCGGCCGACATGTCGCTGACGCTGACGTGCCCGCGCGATCTGGTGCGCAATGCCCCGGTCAAACTGACCGAGGGCACGCAGGTGATCATCTGCGGCAAACCCAACTTCTACACCGGCCGCGGCACATTCTCGTTGCGGGTCAACGAGATTCGCGCGGTCGGGATCGGTGAGCTGTTGGCCAGGATCGAGCGCCTGCGCCGGTTGCTGGAGGCCGAGGGACTGTTCGATCCGCGGCTCAAACGGCCAATCCCGTTCCTGCCCAACACCATCGGCCTGATCACCGGCCGGGCGTCGGCTGCCGAGCGTGACGTGACCACGGTCGCCGGAACCCGCTGGCCCGCGGTGCGCTTCGCGATCCGCAACACGATCGTGCAGGGGCCCAACGCGGTGCCGCAGATCATAGAGGCCCTGGCGGCCCTGGATGCCGACGACGAGGTGGACGTGATCGTCCTGGCTCGCGGCGGTGGCAGCGTCGAGGACCTGCTCCCGTTCTCCGACGAGACGCTGTGCCGGGCCATCGTCGCCTGCCGCACCCCGGTGGTGAGCGCGATCGGCCACGAACCCGACACTCCCCTGTCCGACCTCGTCGCCGACATGCGCGCGGCCACCCCGACCGACGCGGCCAAGCGGATCGTGCCCGATGCGGCCGCCGAACAGGCCCTGATCACCGATCTGCACCGCCGCAGCGCCCGCGCCCTGCGCAACTGGGTGCACCGCGAGCAGCACCACCTGGATCAGTTGCGCAGCCGCCCGGTGCTGGCGCAGCCCCTGGCGGGGCTGTCCGCGCGGGCCGACGAGATCGCGCGGGCTCGGGCCACCGCGCAGCGCGACATCACGCGACTGATCGCCGGGGAGAGCGACACCGTCGGCCACCTGTCGGCGCGGCTGACCGCGCTCGGTCCGGCGGCCACGCTCGCGCGCGGCTACGCGGTGGTGCAGGCGGTCCCGGCGTCGGGCGCGCCGACGGTTCTGCGTTCGGTGGCCGACGCACCGAGCGGCACCCGGTTGCGGGTGCGGGTGTCCGACGGCGTGGTCTCGGCTGTCAGTGAGGGTGGCGAGTAA
- a CDS encoding exodeoxyribonuclease VII small subunit, which translates to MKPISELGYEEARDELIAVVQQLEQGGLDLDASLNLWERGEKLAQRCEEHLAGARQRVEQALAARESDED; encoded by the coding sequence ATGAAGCCTATTAGTGAATTGGGCTATGAAGAGGCCCGTGACGAGCTGATCGCGGTCGTGCAGCAGCTGGAGCAGGGCGGGCTGGATCTCGATGCTTCGCTCAACCTCTGGGAACGCGGCGAGAAGCTGGCGCAACGCTGTGAAGAACACTTAGCTGGAGCCCGGCAGCGCGTCGAACAGGCACTGGCCGCGCGCGAGTCTGACGAAGATTGA
- a CDS encoding lipid droplet-associated protein: protein MGTAPYGVRLLVGAAATAIEETRKLPQTILTYPMTVASQAANLVMHVQQNLAELVVKGDETLEQLFPPKDEQPEWATFDEDLDSGSDEEAEAPAAGDGERRTEGRFALYSTGEPETATASNGKASGATKAGAAPDIAGELGYDALTLAQLRARLTSLRVTDLEALLAYEEAGRARAPFVTLLANRITRATAK, encoded by the coding sequence ATGGGAACTGCACCGTACGGGGTCCGGCTGCTGGTGGGTGCGGCAGCGACCGCGATCGAGGAAACTCGCAAGCTGCCCCAAACCATCCTGACCTATCCCATGACGGTGGCCAGCCAGGCGGCCAACCTCGTCATGCACGTCCAGCAGAACCTCGCCGAGCTGGTGGTCAAGGGCGACGAGACACTCGAGCAGCTGTTTCCGCCCAAGGACGAGCAGCCCGAGTGGGCCACGTTCGACGAGGACCTCGATTCGGGCTCCGATGAGGAAGCCGAAGCTCCCGCAGCCGGCGACGGTGAGCGGCGCACCGAGGGACGCTTCGCCCTCTACAGCACCGGTGAGCCCGAGACGGCCACCGCGAGCAACGGCAAGGCCTCGGGTGCCACCAAGGCGGGCGCCGCGCCCGACATCGCCGGCGAGCTCGGGTACGACGCGTTGACGCTGGCGCAGCTGCGCGCCCGGTTGACCTCGCTGCGGGTGACCGACCTTGAGGCGCTGCTGGCCTATGAAGAGGCCGGCCGGGCCCGCGCACCGTTCGTCACGCTGCTCGCCAACAGGATCACCCGCGCGACCGCGAAGTGA
- a CDS encoding dsRBD fold-containing protein translates to MYDKDLTNKWLVEIEFSEDEIHTHASARAQVRDDTMSTTGDAYRNPKDPGAPMIGEEIAAARALIALGSDLLHAASARIEQSTHHPVHLYR, encoded by the coding sequence ATGTACGACAAGGATCTGACCAACAAATGGCTCGTCGAGATCGAGTTCTCCGAAGACGAGATCCACACTCACGCCTCGGCCCGGGCACAGGTGCGCGACGACACCATGTCCACCACCGGTGATGCCTATCGAAACCCCAAGGACCCGGGCGCGCCGATGATCGGCGAGGAGATCGCCGCGGCCCGTGCGCTCATCGCATTGGGCAGCGATCTACTGCATGCCGCGTCGGCACGGATCGAACAGTCCACGCACCATCCGGTGCACCTGTACCGCTGA
- a CDS encoding 3-beta-hydroxysteroid dehydrogenase, with the protein MGDASLTTDLGRVLVTGGSGFVGANLVNELLDRGYAVRSFDRVPSPVGDHAGLEVIEGDICDQQTVAAAVKDIDTIIHTAAIIDLMGGASVTDEYRQRSFAVNVEGTKNLVHAAQQAGVKRFVYTASNSVVMGGQDIVNGDETMPYTARFNDLYTETKVVAEKFVLAENGKHDMLTCAIRPSGIWGRGDQTMFRKVFENVLAGHVKVLVGNKNIKLDNSYVHNLIHGFILAGQHLVPGGTAPGQAYFINDGEPINMFEFARPVIAACGRKLPTFYVSGRLVHKVMMAWQWLHFRFALPEPLIEPLAVERLYLNNYFSIAKARRDLGYEPLFTTQQAMAECMPYYVDLFRQMESGTKQSVTA; encoded by the coding sequence ATGGGTGACGCATCTTTGACCACCGACCTCGGCCGTGTTCTGGTGACCGGGGGCTCCGGCTTCGTCGGCGCCAACCTGGTGAACGAACTGCTCGACCGCGGATACGCGGTGCGGTCATTCGACCGAGTGCCCTCGCCGGTGGGCGATCACGCCGGCCTGGAGGTCATCGAGGGCGACATCTGCGACCAGCAGACCGTCGCCGCGGCCGTCAAGGACATCGACACGATCATCCACACCGCGGCGATCATCGACCTGATGGGCGGCGCCTCGGTCACCGACGAGTACCGGCAGCGCAGCTTCGCGGTCAACGTGGAGGGCACCAAGAACCTCGTCCACGCGGCCCAGCAGGCGGGCGTCAAGCGCTTCGTCTACACCGCTTCCAACAGCGTGGTGATGGGCGGACAGGACATCGTCAACGGTGACGAGACCATGCCCTACACCGCCCGGTTCAACGACCTCTACACCGAGACCAAGGTGGTCGCCGAGAAGTTCGTCCTCGCTGAGAACGGCAAGCACGACATGCTGACGTGCGCGATCCGTCCCAGCGGTATCTGGGGCCGCGGCGACCAGACCATGTTCCGCAAGGTGTTCGAGAACGTGCTCGCCGGCCACGTCAAGGTGCTCGTCGGCAACAAGAACATCAAGCTCGACAACTCCTACGTGCACAACCTGATCCACGGATTCATCCTGGCCGGCCAGCACCTGGTCCCCGGTGGCACCGCCCCCGGACAGGCCTACTTCATCAACGACGGCGAGCCGATCAACATGTTCGAGTTCGCCCGCCCGGTGATTGCCGCCTGCGGCCGCAAGCTGCCGACGTTCTATGTGTCAGGCCGCCTGGTGCACAAGGTGATGATGGCCTGGCAGTGGCTGCACTTCCGGTTCGCCCTGCCCGAGCCGTTGATCGAACCGCTTGCGGTGGAACGGCTTTACCTCAACAACTACTTCTCGATCGCCAAGGCCCGCCGCGACCTCGGCTATGAGCCGTTGTTCACGACCCAGCAGGCCATGGCCGAGTGCATGCCCTACTACGTCGACCTGTTCCGCCAGATGGAGTCCGGCACCAAGCAGTCCGTCACCGCGTGA